In the Malania oleifera isolate guangnan ecotype guangnan chromosome 1, ASM2987363v1, whole genome shotgun sequence genome, one interval contains:
- the LOC131156263 gene encoding uncharacterized protein LOC131156263 has translation MAGIAIVLDLLRKNPSFGSQKTVHSNGFFSAAVAASAAAVSVAAGTPFASRPFFGNGGISVAHCDAGAASVEDYVSEIRSISGNIFHHDSLKYSTKEYIIELKPILSAFGLKSFAMTSLRSFLIFYLPLLEPRMDMEEDDDFLQDAQEERRVDLVVPLKKSVKQIVRETTVVTTRRILERLAVHYVSQRMAWKLLKDVPKSAVRKAGRGLPTTVYFFSVCRTTLRGHFLGITASWLVQVGVEIYQCFSGIFSSKDEVEKVDKAEKAKLLGKKVSATTVRCGASLVFASIGAGIGATLSRPSAGQWIGCAVGDLAGPVIVAVCFDKVFHVDL, from the exons ATGGCGGGGATAGCTATAGTTTTGGATCTGTTACGGAAAAATCCGAGTTTCGGTTCCCAGAAAACCGTACATTCGAACGGTTTCTTCTCAGCAGCAGTTGCAGCTTCCGCCGCAGCTGTATCCGTGGCCGCTGGAACCCCTTTTGCGTCTAGGCCTTTCTTCGG GAATGGGGGCATATCAGTTGCTCATTGTGATGCTGGCGCAGCAAGTGTTGAAGATTATGTTTCAGAAATACGAAGCATCTCTGGAAATATCTTCCATCATGATTCTTTGAAATACAGTACAAAAGAGTACATCATTGAGCTGAAACCTATATTATCAGCCTTTGGATTGAAGTCTTTTGCGATGACATCCTTGAGGTCTTTTCTGATATTCTATTTGCCCCTTTTGGAGCCTCGTATGGACATGGAAGAAGATGATGATTTCCTACAAGATGCACAAGAAGAGCGTCGTGTTGATTTAGTTGTTCCCTTAAAAAAATCAGTGAAGCAAATTGTCCGGGAG ACAACTGTTGTAACTACCAGGCGGATTTTGGAAAGACTTGCAGTCCATTATGTTTCACAGCGGATGGCATGGAAACTTCTTAAAG ATGTTCCCAAGTCAGCTGTGCGCAAGGCCGGAAGGGGGCTGCCTACAACTGTTTACTTCTTTAGTGTTTGCAGAACAACTTTGAGAG GACATTTTCTAGGTATTACAGCATCTTGGCTTGTCCAAGTGGGCGTTGAAATCTACCAGTGCTTCTCTGGTATTTTCAGCTCTAAAGATGAGGTAGAGAAGGTCGATAAAGCAGAGAAGGCCAAGCTTCTTGGTAAAAAGGTTTCTGCTACAACTGTGAGGTGTGGTGCATCTCTTGTTTTTGCTTCCATTGGTGCAGGAATTGGTGCCACCCTTTCTCGTCCTTCGGCTGGTCAGTGGATTG GCTGTGCTGTTGGGGATTTGGCAGGCCCAGTTATTGTTGCAGTTTGCTTCGACAAAGTTTTTCATGTTGACCTTTAG
- the LOC131156259 gene encoding zinc transporter 2 → MSRLLCLSLSLLLLAVAVSGHGGDSHADDDDSSPDHPDLRSKSLILTKIWCLIVVFAGTFAGGMSPYFVKWNEGFLALGTQFAGGVFMGTALMHFLSDSNETFGDLTPKKYPFAFMLASAGYLLTMLADCVVSGVFAKRESPRSPGVHELQGVQQAKSSLDNPTSEFHHQVENGTDAHSPGSSLATATSLGDSILLIIALCFHSIFEGIAIGVAETDADAWRALWTVCLHKIFAAIAMGIALLQMIPDRPLFSCIAYSFAFAISSPIGVAIGIVIDATTQGAVADWIYAISMGVACGVFIYVSINHLLSKNGVTQKMVSVKTPYHRFLAVLLGVGVIAVVMIWDT, encoded by the exons ATGTCTCGCCTCCTCtgcctctccctctctctcctccttctCGCCGTCGCCGTCTCCGGCCACGGCGGCGACTCCCACGCCGACGACGATGACTCCTCTCCGGACCACCCCGATCTGAGGTCGAAGTCTCTGATTCTCACCAAGATCTGGTGCCTGATCGTCGTCTTCGCCGGGACCTTCGCCGGCGGAATGTCGCCGTACTTCGTGAAGTGGAACGAGGGGTTTCTGGCCCTGGGGACGCAGTTCGCCGGCGGCGTGTTCATGGGAACGGCGCTTATGCACTTCCTCAGCGATTCGAACGAGACGTTTGGGGATTTGACGCCGAAAAAGTACCCGTTTGCGTTTATGCTTGCGAGCGCCGGGTACCTGCTCACCATGCTCGCTGATTGTGTAGTTAGCGGCGTTTTTGCGAAGCGAGAGAGTCCTCGTTCTCCTGGGGTTCACGAGCTTCAAG GTGTTCAACAAGCCAAAAGCAGTCTGGACAATCCGACTTCAGAATTCCATCATCAG GTTGAAAATGGCACTGATGCCCATTCTCCTGGTTCCTCACTTGCAACTGCAACTTCACTTGGAGATAGCATACTGTTGATTATTGCTCTGTGCTTCCACTCCATCTTCGAGGGCATTGCGATCGGAGTTGCAGAGACAGATGCTGATGCCTGGAGAGCTTTATGGACAGTCTGCCTACACAAGATCTTTGCAGCCATTGCGATGGGAATAGCCCTCCTCCAAATGATTCCAGATCGTCCCCTCTTCTCATGCATAGCCTACTCGTTTGCATTTGCCATTTCAAGTCCAATAGGAGTTGCCATTGGAATTGTGATTGATGCCACGACCCAGGGTGCAGTCGCAGATTGGATATATGCCATATCCATGGGTGTGGCTTGCGGGGTGTTCATTTATGTATCAATCAACCATCTCCTCTCGAAGAATGGTGTGACCCAGAAAATGGTTTCGGTCAAAACGCCCTACCATAGGTTTTTGGCCGTGCTTCTAGGTGTGGGGGTCATTGCAGTGGTGATGATCTGGGACACCTAA